A region of the Halorussus salilacus genome:
GAAGCCGAATTCGAGGCCCTGCCGAAATTGTCTCGACCGTATCATCGAAACGAGGGAACCGAGAGGGGACCAGTCACCGAACAGAACTGCTCTCTCGACCACAGACTGCCGAATTCAGACGCCGACCTTCTCGTCGTGCTTCAATTCCACACGGATTCTGGTGAAACGGTCTCTATTCCCATTCCCACGTATCAGTCCCGATAGCTTCAATCCCACAAGGGTTCTGCTGAAACCGCCTCGGGCGGCGATACCGAGGCGTTCCTCACGCAGCTTCAATCCCACAAGGGTTCTGCTGAAACACTGATACTAAACCAGTAACTAAAGAGGCTACCAATAGCTTCAATCCCACAAGGGTTCTGCTGAAACAACGTCGTCGGCTGCTGCGTCTTGCATTGCAATAGCTTCAATCCCACAAGGGTTCTGCTGAAACCGCCTCGGGCGGCGATACCGAGGCGTTCCTCACGCAGCTTCAATCCCACAAGGGTTCTGCTGAAACACTGATACTAAACCAGTAACTAAAGAGGCTACCAATAGCTTCAATCCCACAAGGGTTCTGCTGAAACAACGTCGTCGGCTGCTGCGTCTTGCATTGCAATAGCTTCAATCCCACAAGGGTTCTGCTGAAACAATGATATCGACCGGGAGGTCCAACAGTCGCTTGCCGCTTCAATCCCACAAGGGTTCTGCTGAAACTCCTCGACGGTTTGCTGAAGCTCTGCGAGCGCTCGACGGCTTCAATCCCACAAGGGTTCTGCTGAAACCCGTCGCTGGTATCGGGAGCGTAGGCCGTCACGTTCCGCTTCAATCCCACAAGGGTTCTGCTGAAACTCGCTGACCCGCTGGTCGCGACCGAGGCGGCCGAGGCTTCAATCCCACAAGGGTTCTGCTGAAACCCGTCGCTGGTATCGGGAGCGTAGGCCGTCACGTTCCGCTTCAATCCCACAAGGGTTCTGCTGAAACTCGCTGACCCGCTGGTCGCGACCGAGGCGGCCGAGGCTTCAATCCCACAAGGGTTCTGCTGAAACGCCCCACTTGATGCTGAGCGTGAGGTCCGAGAAGTTGCTTCAATCCCACAAGGGTTCTGCTGAAACTCTTCATCCGGTCCCGGTCGTCGGGGAGCTTCAGCTTGCTTCAATCCCACAAGGGTTCTGCTGAAACTCGGCGGCCTGTTCGGTCCGTTCATGCGGTTCCTGCTGCTTCAATCCCACAAGGGTTCTGCTGAAACCAGGACGCGGCCGAGGGCGCCGTGGACGCCACGCAGCTTCAATCCCACAAGGGTTCTGCTGAAACGCGACGAGATTGAGACGTTCGTAGTAGTGCGACCGGGGCTTCAATCCCACAAGGGTTCTGCTGAAACGCGTACCGGTCGTCGTCCATCGTCCACCGCAGGACGCTTCAATCCCACAAGGGTTCTGCTGAAACGACATCCTCGACGAGGCCTCGGTGATCGACATCCCGCTTCAATCCCACAAGGGTTCTGCTGAAACATCTGGTCCGACTCCCCGACCGACCTCTCGGCGTGACTGTCCGAGCTTCAATCCCACAAGGGTTCTGCTGAAACAAGGACCTCAAGGTGTGACGATGCCAGGAAAGAAAGCTTCAATCCCACAAGGGTTCTGCTGAAACTCGACGGCCGCGAGTGGGAATACGCGCTCGTCACCGAGCTTCAATCCCACAAGGGTTCTGCTGAAACAATGCTAGCACTTGTAAGCGCATTAATGCTACCTGCTTCAATCCCACAAGGGTTCTGCTGAAACTATCTATAAATCCTAATACCGGGCAAACAAATTGGCTTCAATCCCACAAGGGTTCTGCTGAAACCATTAAAAGCAAATACGCGCGTAATCAATACTGTAAGCTTCAATCCCACAAGGGTTCTGCTGAAACGCTAGAGCGATGAAAGTCAATATCAATGTAAACCAGGCTTCAATCCCACAAGGGTTCTGCTGAAACTCGTCGATCTCCATCCTCGTCTCGGGGATCGCTGACGCTTCAATCCCACAAGGGTTCTGCTGAAACTCTTGATTGTTTTGCCAGATTTCTAGGAGCTTATTCGCTTCAATCCCACAAGGGTTCTGCTGAAACCCGGGCGACAACGCCGAGGTTCGCACCGTCACCCAAGCTTCAATCCCACAAGGGTTCTGCTGAAACCGCCGAGATCCCCGGTCGTTTCCGTAGCGACTCGACGCTTCAATCCCACAAGGGTTCTGCTGAAACCCTCGTTACACTCCGCACAGACACGGTCATGCTCACGCTTCAATCCCACAAGGGTTCTGCTGAAACTGCAGATAATCGCTACGGAGGAGACCTGAAATGCCGGCTTCAATCCCACAAGGGTTCTGCTGAAACCCGACACCGACGACCACGAGGACGACCGCGGCGAGTGGCTTCAATCCCACAAGGGTTCTGCTGAAACCGCCCCGAGTGGTCCGAGACCTACCTAGATGTCGAGGCTTCAATCCCACAAGGGTTCTGCTGAAACAAGAAGAACTACCGGATAACCGACGCTGGCGAGCGTGCTTCAATCCCACAAGGGTTCTGCTGAAACCACCCATGTTACAACAGCGGCTAAATTATCAGCTGCTTCAATCCCACAAGGGTTCTGCTGAAACGGCGGCGTCTCGGGGTCCCCAGCGAAGACGTGGCGGCTTCAATCCCACAAGGGTTCTGCTGAAACGTTGAATTGGACGTGTCCACGGGCACCACGCCAGTCTGCTTCAATCCCACAAGGGTTCTGCTGAAACACGAAAACGCGCTTGACGAACACCGACTGTCGAGTGCTTCAATCCCACAAGGGTTCTGCTGAAACCTCGCCCAGTGCGCTCGAGGGGAGGTCGTTCACGTCGCTTCAATCCCACAAGGGTTCTGCTGAAACGCCAGCGCGTAGCACGGACCATTACGTGATGAGTGTTGCTTCAATCCCACAAGGGTTCTGCTGAAACGTGCGGTGAGCGGTCGGTGGTCGCGACGGCTATCGACGCTTCAATCCCACAAGGGTTCTGCTGAAACACACCGAAATGGATTCGGTAAGTACAGGCGAGTACCTGCTTCAATCCCACAAGGGTTCTGCTGAAACCATGCCCGATTTCCGGGCCTCACCCCACCGTACCCACTGCTCGTACATCAAGATTTCCGTCGACCGCCAATACCCTCCCAACCCCCGGGGGGTCGACGACGCGTTCCGGCGGAAACCATTTCCGCTCGTCCGTGCTACTCCTCCCCATGAGCGAACGAGATCGCGACGATCTCCGGGAAGCGGCCGACAGACTCGACGCCGCGGGCGAGAACGCCGCCGACGACGAGGCGACCGAGCGACTCGGAGACATCGCCGAACGGCTCCGGTCGGCGGCCGACGCCGACCGCGGTCCGGACCACGGCAGACTCGCCCGGCTGACCCACGACATCCGCGAGATGGAGGCCGAGGTCGACGGCGAAGCCGTCGCCGCGGTCGGGTCGGCGCTCTCGCACGTCCGGGCGTATCGGGAAACGGTCGAGGGGGTGTGAGTTCGTAGCGTCGCGCTATCTGCGGTCGAGTGAATCGAGGTGATGAACGTTCGGACAGCCTCACCGAGACGAACCTGAGGGAATTCGACTGAGAGCGTTTAGAAAGCCCCCGCCCGCTCGCTACGAATGAGAGCAGTCGCCGTCGTGAACGCTTAGAAAGCCCCCGCCCGCTCGCTACGAACGAGAGCAGTCGCCGTCGTGAACGCTTAGAAAGCCCCCGCCCGCTCGCTACGAACGAGAGCAGTCGCCGTCGTGAACGCTTAGAAAGCCCCCGCCCGCTCGCGGTCGCTGGCCGACATATCCGCGCAAACCGCGCGCGGATAGGGGTCGGCCAGACGACCACGCAAGCGCGAGCGGGCGGCCCCTTTCATTCCCACCCGCGGTGGAGGGTGTCACCGGGCGTTTCCGGTGGCTGGTGTCACCGGGCGTTTCCGGTGGTTGGTGTCACCGGCCGATTCCCGTGGTTCGGGTCGCCGAGCGCGGCGGCCGCGGCCGCCGCGCTCGGCCGTCGAACCTACTCCCCGACCGGCCGGAGCTCCGCGCTGAAGTGGCGGAGTTCGGCCATCTCGGGCTCCTCGACGATTTCGAGTCCCGAGATTTCGCCCGCGTCCCTGCGCTCGGCGACTTTTTCGAACGTCTCGGCGACGTGTTCGAGGTGGTCTGCGCCGTAGGTCCGGCGAGGGAGCGCGAGCCGGACGAGTTCGGGCCGGTCCGAATCGGGGAACGCGAAGCTCCCGAGTTCGACCGCGCGTACGCCGCCTTCGCGGTAGAGTTCGCAGACCAGCGCCTGCCCGGGGAACTCCTCG
Encoded here:
- a CDS encoding DUF7553 family protein — encoded protein: MSERDRDDLREAADRLDAAGENAADDEATERLGDIAERLRSAADADRGPDHGRLARLTHDIREMEAEVDGEAVAAVGSALSHVRAYRETVEGV